From one Candidatus Limnocylindrales bacterium genomic stretch:
- a CDS encoding ferritin-like domain-containing protein: MFGQSAEALNTGFDLNYVWDYASKEEGLRNLYEKSKAGHWNAKSDPDWSTHVDPEAENMPDQTIPWYGSSHWNKLSDRNIRELRHAGQAWTLSQFMHGEQGALLVAAQLVNCVPDIDAKFYAAQQAADEARHVEAYELYLSRKMEKEYPCNPELRKLLDQILTAKEWDIKYLGMQILVEGLALAAFGMQNQITREPLIKDITSRIMGDESRHVAFGVLSLREAYKDMSDADLKIREEFAVEACYLMRDRLLPKVLWEEQGLPVREMEELSDKSETMKTFRTMLFSKIVPNVKRLGLLNDRLRGQFGKLGILGFEDWEASA; encoded by the coding sequence ATGTTCGGACAGAGCGCGGAAGCACTGAACACCGGCTTCGATCTCAACTACGTGTGGGACTACGCCTCGAAAGAGGAAGGTCTTCGCAACCTCTATGAGAAGTCCAAGGCCGGACACTGGAATGCGAAGAGCGATCCCGACTGGTCGACGCACGTCGATCCCGAAGCCGAGAACATGCCCGACCAGACGATCCCGTGGTACGGCAGCTCGCACTGGAACAAGCTGAGCGACAGGAACATCCGCGAGCTCAGGCATGCCGGCCAGGCGTGGACGCTCAGCCAGTTCATGCACGGCGAGCAGGGTGCGCTGCTGGTGGCTGCGCAGCTGGTCAATTGCGTTCCCGACATCGATGCGAAGTTCTATGCTGCGCAGCAGGCCGCCGACGAAGCGCGCCACGTCGAAGCGTACGAGCTCTACCTCAGTCGCAAGATGGAAAAGGAGTATCCGTGCAATCCGGAGCTCCGCAAGCTGCTCGACCAGATCCTCACGGCCAAGGAATGGGACATCAAGTACCTCGGCATGCAGATCCTCGTCGAAGGTCTCGCGCTGGCCGCGTTCGGCATGCAGAACCAGATCACGCGCGAGCCGCTCATCAAGGACATCACGTCGCGCATCATGGGTGACGAGTCGCGCCACGTCGCATTCGGCGTGCTCTCGCTGCGCGAAGCGTACAAGGACATGAGCGATGCGGACCTCAAGATCCGCGAAGAGTTCGCGGTCGAGGCGTGCTACCTGATGCGCGACCGCCTGCTTCCCAAAGTGCTGTGGGAAGAGCAGGGTCTTCCGGTCAGGGAAATGGAAGAGCTCAGCGACAAGTCCGAGACGATGAAGACGTTCCGCACGATGCTGTTCTCGAAGATCGTGCCGAACGTGAAGCGGCTCGGCCTGCTCAACGACCGCCTGCGCGGACAGTTCGGAAAGCTGGGGATTCTCGGCTTCGAGGACTGGGAAGCTTCGGCCTGA
- a CDS encoding putative quinol monooxygenase, producing MIIVTVEVDVEAGAADKVKGAIAEMETATRAEEGCNLYAFSVDISDPAKIRVVELWRSMDDIKAHMASPHMASFNQAMGAIRPKGLRIKAYEVEREVALG from the coding sequence ATGATCATCGTTACAGTCGAAGTCGACGTCGAGGCGGGAGCCGCCGACAAAGTGAAAGGCGCCATCGCCGAGATGGAAACCGCAACGCGCGCCGAGGAGGGCTGCAATCTCTACGCGTTCTCGGTCGACATCAGCGATCCCGCGAAGATCCGCGTGGTCGAGCTGTGGCGCTCGATGGACGACATCAAGGCGCACATGGCGTCGCCGCACATGGCGAGCTTCAACCAGGCGATGGGCGCGATCCGCCCGAAGGGCCTGCGGATCAAGGCTTACGAGGTCGAGCGCGAGGTCGCTCTCGGGTAG
- a CDS encoding TIGR01777 family oxidoreductase, whose amino-acid sequence MKVLVTGATGLVGRRLVKRLLEAGHEVVALTRNLDDASINLPVRCVIHEWFPDNGNIDDRALDDVDGVVHLAGESASDGKWSAERREALMRSRIDSTRTLVGAIAARAVEDRPWVMVSASGIGIYGERGDELLSEESAPGDGYLADVCVAWEQEARRVETLGLRWVAMRTGVVLAREGGALPRILPAFRLGVGGRHGTGKQWVSWIHIEDLVSLYIAALEHREYEGPINAVAPHPVTNADFAAALAGALHRRAPVPVPSSLVGLMLGERAGLVLTGQRVASTAATEHGFPYDYPDIAAAFADLCTDLSKVLEQEVWFDLSQDDVFKFFSDAKNLEMITPSFLRFRVVKLPDEGLHEGAIIEYRLRLRGIPIRWRTRIDVWDPPRTFVDTQQKGPYRSWRHTHEFEPLDGGTLVRDTVRYELPFGALGELVAGRGVDRDVALIFAYRRTRLLELLA is encoded by the coding sequence ATGAAAGTCCTCGTCACCGGTGCGACCGGACTCGTGGGTCGCCGCCTGGTCAAGCGGCTTCTCGAAGCAGGTCACGAAGTCGTCGCGCTGACGCGCAATCTCGACGACGCGAGCATCAATCTGCCGGTGCGCTGCGTGATCCACGAATGGTTTCCCGACAACGGCAACATCGACGACCGTGCACTCGACGACGTCGACGGCGTCGTGCACCTGGCGGGCGAGAGCGCGAGCGACGGCAAGTGGAGCGCCGAGCGCCGCGAGGCGCTGATGCGCTCGCGGATCGACAGCACCCGCACGCTGGTCGGTGCGATCGCCGCCCGGGCCGTCGAGGATCGGCCGTGGGTAATGGTTTCCGCGTCGGGAATCGGCATCTACGGCGAGCGCGGCGACGAGTTGCTGAGCGAGGAGTCTGCGCCCGGCGACGGCTATCTGGCCGACGTCTGCGTCGCGTGGGAACAGGAAGCGCGCCGGGTCGAGACTCTCGGGCTTCGCTGGGTCGCGATGCGAACCGGCGTGGTGCTTGCTCGCGAAGGCGGCGCGCTGCCGCGCATCCTTCCGGCGTTCCGGCTCGGCGTCGGCGGGCGCCACGGCACGGGCAAGCAGTGGGTGAGCTGGATTCACATCGAGGATCTCGTCTCGCTGTACATCGCGGCGCTCGAACATCGCGAGTACGAAGGGCCGATCAATGCGGTTGCCCCGCATCCGGTGACCAACGCGGATTTTGCCGCCGCGCTCGCCGGCGCGCTCCATCGCCGCGCGCCGGTTCCTGTTCCGTCGTCGCTGGTCGGCCTCATGCTCGGCGAGCGGGCCGGCCTCGTGCTGACCGGACAGCGCGTGGCAAGCACTGCGGCGACCGAGCACGGCTTCCCGTACGACTATCCCGACATCGCCGCCGCGTTTGCCGACCTCTGCACCGATCTGTCGAAGGTTCTCGAACAGGAAGTCTGGTTCGATCTTTCGCAGGACGACGTCTTCAAGTTTTTTTCCGACGCGAAGAATCTCGAGATGATCACGCCGTCGTTCCTGCGATTTCGCGTGGTCAAGCTTCCGGATGAAGGGCTCCATGAAGGCGCGATCATCGAGTATCGGCTGAGGCTCCGGGGCATTCCGATCCGATGGCGCACGCGCATCGACGTCTGGGATCCGCCGCGTACGTTCGTCGACACTCAGCAGAAGGGACCGTACCGGTCGTGGCGTCATACCCACGAGTTCGAGCCGCTCGACGGTGGAACGCTCGTGCGCGATACGGTCCGTTACGAGCTTCCGTTCGGCGCGCTCGGCGAGCTCGTTGCCGGACGCGGCGTGGACCGGGACGTGGCGCTCATTTTTGCGTACCGGCGTACACGCCTGCTCGAGCTGCTTGCCTGA
- a CDS encoding pyridoxamine 5'-phosphate oxidase family protein has protein sequence MKTDQTAGALAALESLIQASSGAAGPALADSIAWEPRRMNAAELFEFWRSIRMIAMTTVGPKGQPHTAPVHAELRGASVRILVYDDAARRRDIAGNPRVALTAWNEDGAVAILYGRAHEIDGSLRDARPAQSGRPRRVVEVDVRLTRVHAMNAKKVCGDR, from the coding sequence ATGAAGACTGACCAGACTGCCGGCGCACTCGCGGCGCTCGAGAGCCTTATCCAGGCAAGCAGCGGCGCAGCCGGACCGGCGCTTGCCGACTCGATCGCATGGGAGCCGCGCCGGATGAACGCTGCCGAGCTGTTCGAATTCTGGCGAAGCATCCGCATGATCGCGATGACCACCGTCGGCCCCAAGGGACAGCCGCACACGGCACCGGTGCACGCCGAGCTTCGCGGCGCCAGCGTTCGCATTCTGGTCTACGACGATGCAGCGCGGCGCCGCGATATCGCGGGCAACCCCCGCGTGGCTCTGACGGCGTGGAACGAAGACGGCGCAGTCGCGATCCTCTACGGACGCGCGCACGAAATCGACGGAAGCCTGCGCGACGCGCGGCCTGCACAAAGCGGGCGCCCGCGTCGCGTCGTCGAAGTCGACGTCCGGCTTACGCGCGTGCATGCGATGAATGCGAAGAAGGTCTGCGGAGACCGCTGA
- the aguB gene encoding N-carbamoylputrescine amidase — protein MTNRIITVGVVQCALGGTREQNVARVEELITEAAARGAGVVLAPELFEGPYFCKVEDEHWFAEARPFADNPTIRRFCDLAAGIGVVLPISFFEKDGPHYYNSLAMIDADGRVLGVYRKSHIPDGPGYEEKFYFRPGDTGFRVWSTRHGHIGTGVCWDQWFPECARAMMLGGAELLLYPTAIGSEPHDPELDTRKPWQRAMIGHAVSNVVPIAAANRIGNEDGQIFYGHSFLADHRGEIVAGLDSQTEGVAIATFDLDAIARARAAFGFFRDRRTDLYGALVGNSLHKP, from the coding sequence ATGACGAACCGGATCATCACGGTCGGCGTCGTCCAGTGCGCGCTCGGCGGCACCCGCGAGCAGAACGTCGCGCGCGTCGAAGAGCTCATCACCGAGGCTGCGGCTCGCGGGGCCGGCGTGGTGCTGGCGCCCGAGCTCTTCGAAGGCCCGTACTTCTGCAAGGTCGAAGACGAGCACTGGTTCGCCGAAGCGCGTCCGTTCGCGGACAACCCGACGATCCGGCGTTTCTGCGATCTCGCCGCCGGAATCGGCGTGGTGCTGCCGATCTCGTTCTTCGAAAAAGACGGCCCGCACTACTACAACTCGCTCGCGATGATCGACGCCGACGGCCGCGTGCTCGGCGTCTATCGCAAGAGTCACATTCCCGACGGCCCCGGCTACGAGGAAAAGTTCTACTTCCGGCCCGGCGACACCGGGTTCCGCGTCTGGTCGACGCGGCATGGACACATCGGCACCGGCGTCTGCTGGGACCAGTGGTTCCCCGAATGTGCGCGCGCGATGATGCTCGGCGGCGCGGAGCTGCTGCTGTATCCGACCGCGATCGGCAGCGAGCCGCACGATCCCGAGCTCGACACACGCAAGCCGTGGCAGCGCGCGATGATCGGACACGCGGTTTCCAACGTCGTGCCGATCGCCGCCGCCAACCGCATCGGAAACGAGGACGGCCAGATCTTCTACGGGCACTCGTTCCTTGCCGACCATCGCGGCGAGATCGTTGCGGGACTCGACTCGCAGACCGAAGGCGTCGCGATCGCGACGTTCGATCTCGACGCCATCGCCCGTGCGCGCGCGGCGTTCGGATTCTTCCGCGACCGCAGAACCGACCTCTATGGAGCCCTCGTCGGCAATTCCCTGCACAAGCCCTGA
- a CDS encoding agmatine deiminase family protein: protein MHDVIAPRRADVRIDTPKGSGFRMPAEWERHRAVWLAWPAAADLWQDDLADAQREFTALCRAIASAESGANPELLEVLVAGDEAERAATEALSGLAARFHRIPYGDIWLRDTAPVFTTSESGEVAAVCFRFNGWGEKYLFPADLALARAVRQASGLHSFDVPMIFEGGAIEVDGQGTAITTSQCLLNANRNPTMTKADVEAHVLDALGVDKLLWLGDGLLNDHTDGHVDTLVRFAGPRRVLCMEARDEGDPNRDVLAAVVDDLRTMRDASGHSLDVVTLPSPGIIENADGEPMPASYVNYYISNTAIVVPTYGSRYDGEAISVIASCFPGRRTVGLPARAILTGGGAFHCITQQEPAAPGDAAR, encoded by the coding sequence GTGCATGACGTGATCGCTCCACGGCGGGCTGATGTCCGCATCGACACCCCGAAGGGCTCGGGCTTCCGCATGCCGGCGGAATGGGAGCGCCACCGCGCCGTGTGGCTGGCATGGCCCGCGGCCGCCGACCTCTGGCAGGACGATCTTGCCGACGCCCAGCGCGAGTTCACCGCGCTCTGCCGCGCGATCGCTTCCGCGGAGTCGGGCGCCAATCCGGAGCTTCTCGAAGTGCTCGTCGCCGGTGACGAGGCCGAGCGCGCCGCCACCGAAGCGCTCAGCGGCCTCGCGGCCCGCTTTCATCGCATCCCGTACGGCGACATCTGGCTTCGCGACACGGCCCCGGTTTTTACGACGAGCGAATCGGGAGAAGTGGCAGCCGTCTGCTTTCGCTTCAACGGCTGGGGAGAAAAGTATCTTTTCCCGGCCGATCTCGCGCTCGCGCGCGCGGTTCGCCAGGCTAGCGGCCTGCACAGCTTCGACGTGCCGATGATCTTCGAAGGCGGCGCGATCGAAGTCGACGGCCAGGGCACGGCGATCACGACGAGCCAGTGCCTGCTCAACGCAAATCGCAATCCGACGATGACCAAGGCCGATGTCGAAGCCCACGTCCTCGATGCGCTCGGCGTCGACAAGCTGCTGTGGCTCGGCGACGGACTCCTCAACGATCACACCGACGGTCACGTCGATACGCTGGTACGGTTTGCCGGACCGCGCCGCGTGCTGTGCATGGAAGCGCGCGACGAGGGCGACCCGAATCGTGACGTGCTGGCCGCGGTCGTCGACGACCTTCGCACGATGCGCGACGCGTCCGGACATTCGCTCGACGTCGTCACGCTTCCATCGCCGGGAATCATCGAAAATGCCGACGGCGAGCCGATGCCCGCGAGCTATGTGAACTACTACATCTCGAACACGGCGATCGTCGTTCCGACCTACGGCAGCCGTTACGACGGCGAAGCCATCTCGGTGATCGCGTCGTGTTTCCCGGGGCGCCGAACGGTCGGTCTTCCGGCGCGGGCAATCCTGACCGGCGGCGGCGCATTCCACTGCATCACGCAGCAGGAACCGGCCGCCCCCGGAGACGCTGCGCGATGA